Proteins found in one Mesorhizobium sp. CAU 1732 genomic segment:
- a CDS encoding amidase: MSIEKLIWEEDATGLAERIKAGDLSPVEAVDASIARAERVNPQINAIAEKLYDRARTRAGTVDRTAPLAGVPFAIKDLGIAQAGVPTHQGSRIPAFTPDFDSVLTERYLAAGLIPIATSTSPEFGLRLVTESAAFGATRSPWNTAHTTGGSSGGASALVAAGIVPAAHASDGGGSIRVPSANTGLVGMKVSRGRIPLTPLASESWYGFVVDHAVTRSVRDSALLLDLTHGPDALAPYVARPSRGTFIEAASRGPGRLKLGVYRGSPLGLDISWETLAALDTAIALAKEGGHSVEEIDLPMVDRAFMANFCRVVAASMAGTLRMEARRIGRNVAGDVERATRVLARLGEVLSAGEIYAAVERLHAASRSLLTETARFDAVLMPIIAHPPVPVGGLDPAGADEHIENLLDKLHLTRLLKRDGIFGQLMDKSLWFTPWPAIQNVTGQPAIALPVHVTAAGLPLGIQAAGRLGDEETLFSLAAQMETISGWKDRRAPLLTP, from the coding sequence ATGTCGATCGAAAAGCTCATCTGGGAGGAAGACGCGACCGGCCTTGCCGAGCGCATCAAGGCCGGCGACCTGTCGCCGGTCGAAGCCGTCGACGCATCCATAGCGCGCGCGGAGCGCGTCAATCCGCAGATCAATGCGATCGCGGAAAAGCTCTACGACCGCGCCAGAACGCGTGCCGGGACCGTCGACCGCACGGCGCCGCTGGCCGGCGTGCCTTTCGCGATCAAGGATCTGGGCATCGCGCAGGCCGGCGTTCCGACGCATCAGGGCAGCCGGATTCCCGCTTTCACACCCGATTTCGATTCCGTTCTGACGGAGCGCTATCTCGCCGCCGGACTGATACCGATCGCCACCAGCACCTCGCCGGAATTCGGGCTTCGCCTCGTCACCGAATCCGCCGCCTTCGGCGCGACGCGCAGCCCGTGGAACACCGCTCACACGACGGGCGGTTCATCGGGCGGAGCCTCGGCGCTGGTTGCAGCCGGCATCGTGCCCGCCGCGCATGCCTCGGATGGCGGCGGATCGATACGCGTGCCATCCGCCAACACCGGCCTCGTCGGCATGAAGGTCTCGCGCGGCCGCATTCCGCTGACGCCGCTGGCAAGCGAGTCCTGGTACGGTTTCGTCGTCGATCATGCCGTGACACGCTCCGTTCGCGACAGCGCGCTGCTGCTCGATTTGACGCACGGCCCGGACGCCTTGGCGCCCTACGTCGCACGGCCTTCACGCGGCACATTCATCGAGGCAGCATCGCGCGGTCCCGGCAGGCTGAAGCTTGGCGTCTATCGCGGGTCACCACTCGGCCTCGACATTTCATGGGAGACGCTCGCCGCCCTCGACACCGCGATCGCGCTGGCGAAAGAGGGCGGGCACAGCGTCGAGGAGATCGATCTGCCAATGGTCGACCGGGCGTTCATGGCCAATTTCTGCCGTGTCGTCGCGGCGTCGATGGCAGGCACCCTTCGCATGGAGGCCCGCCGGATCGGCCGAAACGTCGCCGGTGACGTGGAGCGCGCCACGCGCGTTTTGGCCCGCCTCGGCGAGGTGCTGTCGGCGGGGGAGATTTATGCGGCCGTCGAACGGCTGCATGCCGCATCGCGCAGCCTCCTGACCGAAACGGCACGGTTCGACGCCGTGCTGATGCCGATCATCGCGCACCCGCCTGTCCCGGTGGGCGGGCTCGATCCCGCAGGGGCCGACGAGCACATTGAGAACCTCCTCGACAAGCTTCACCTCACACGGCTCCTTAAGCGCGACGGCATTTTCGGCCAATTGATGGACAAGAGCCTCTGGTTCACGCCTTGGCCGGCGATCCAGAACGTCACCGGCCAGCCCGCGATCGCCCTGCCGGTGCACGTCACCGCTGCCGGCCTGCCGCTCGGCATTCAGGCCGCGGGCCGGCTCGGCGACGAGGAAACGCTGTTCTCGCTTGCCGCGCAGATGGAGACGATATCCGGCTGGAAAGATCGGCGGGCGCCTCTGCTCACGCCCTGA
- the argB gene encoding acetylglutamate kinase → MTNDQLATAAEQARLLSAALPYMQRYENKTVVVKYGGHAMGDLELGKAFARDIALLKQSGVNPIVVHGGGPQIGAMLTKMGIESKFEGGLRVTDRKTVEIVEMVLAGSINKEIVALINAEGEWAIGLCGKDGNMVFAQKAHKTFRDPDSNIERVLDLGFVGEPVEVDRTLLDLLARSEMIPVIAPVAPGRDGHTYNINADTFAGAIAGALNASRLLFLTDVPGVLDKDKKLIDELTVTEAKALIADGTISGGMIPKVETCIEAIERGVEGVVILNGKTPHAVLLELFTEHGAGTLIVP, encoded by the coding sequence ATGACGAACGACCAGCTTGCCACCGCAGCCGAGCAGGCGCGCCTTCTCTCCGCAGCGCTGCCCTATATGCAGCGATACGAGAACAAGACCGTCGTCGTGAAGTATGGCGGACATGCCATGGGCGACCTCGAACTCGGCAAGGCGTTCGCGCGCGATATCGCGCTCTTGAAGCAGTCGGGCGTCAATCCGATCGTCGTCCACGGTGGCGGGCCGCAGATCGGCGCGATGCTGACCAAGATGGGCATCGAGTCGAAATTCGAAGGCGGCCTGCGCGTCACCGACCGCAAGACCGTCGAGATCGTCGAGATGGTCCTTGCGGGCTCCATCAACAAGGAGATCGTCGCCCTCATCAACGCCGAAGGCGAATGGGCGATCGGCCTGTGCGGCAAGGACGGCAACATGGTCTTCGCCCAGAAGGCCCACAAGACCTTCCGCGATCCCGATTCCAACATCGAGCGCGTGCTCGACCTCGGTTTCGTCGGCGAGCCTGTCGAGGTCGACCGCACGCTGCTCGACCTTCTCGCACGCTCCGAGATGATCCCGGTCATCGCGCCGGTTGCACCGGGCCGCGACGGCCACACCTACAACATCAATGCCGACACCTTCGCCGGCGCGATCGCGGGCGCGCTCAACGCCTCGCGCCTGCTCTTTCTCACCGACGTGCCGGGCGTGCTCGACAAGGACAAGAAGCTCATCGACGAGCTGACCGTTACGGAAGCAAAAGCGCTGATCGCGGACGGCACCATATCCGGCGGCATGATCCCCAAGGTCGAAACCTGCATCGAAGCGATCGAGCGCGGCGTCGAAGGCGTCGTCATCCTCAACGGCAAGACGCCGCATGCCGTGTTGCTCGAACTCTTCACCGAACACGGCGCGGGCACGCTCATCGTGCCATAG
- a CDS encoding anti-sigma factor — protein sequence MNAGNEDELGHGGDDMLAAEYVLGVLPADERREAAARVEQDADFARLVDGWEDRLSPLNEFYPPVEAPAAVKQRLDERLFANPAPATAATPLGRGLAFWRGLAIVAVAGLIALGVWTAALFLEPSGVAPANRLVASLASDESDVRYLVVYDGDTGEISMSHVDGARAPERDFELWVIGGDEVLSLGVVPEGGTVHLPVTPELRRKIAAGAQFAITLEPLGGSPTGQATGPIVAAGDLRTI from the coding sequence ATGAACGCGGGCAACGAAGACGAACTGGGACACGGAGGCGACGACATGCTCGCCGCCGAGTACGTCCTTGGCGTCCTGCCTGCGGACGAAAGGCGCGAGGCGGCTGCGCGTGTCGAGCAGGATGCGGACTTCGCGCGCCTCGTCGACGGCTGGGAAGACCGGCTTTCGCCCCTCAATGAATTCTACCCGCCGGTCGAGGCGCCTGCCGCGGTCAAGCAGCGGCTCGATGAACGGCTGTTTGCCAATCCGGCCCCTGCGACCGCGGCGACCCCGTTGGGTCGCGGTCTGGCGTTCTGGCGCGGGCTTGCGATCGTCGCGGTCGCCGGCCTGATCGCGCTCGGCGTGTGGACGGCAGCGCTGTTCCTCGAGCCGTCCGGCGTCGCGCCCGCGAACCGGCTGGTCGCTTCGCTGGCGAGCGACGAGAGCGACGTTCGTTATCTCGTGGTCTATGACGGCGATACCGGCGAAATCTCGATGTCCCACGTCGACGGCGCCCGCGCGCCCGAACGCGATTTCGAGCTTTGGGTCATCGGCGGTGACGAGGTTCTGTCGCTGGGCGTCGTCCCGGAAGGCGGGACCGTGCATCTGCCGGTGACGCCTGAACTGCGCCGGAAGATCGCGGCCGGCGCCCAGTTCGCCATCACGCTCGAGCCTCTGGGCGGTTCGCCGACCGGGCAGGCAACCGGCCCGATCGTTGCCGCCGGCGATTTGCGCACGATCTGA
- a CDS encoding fasciclin domain-containing protein, translating into MRKFTSTILAGAVALSVFGGIAYAQDNPMVGGAEMFADKNIVENAANSADHTTLVAAVQAAGLAETLSGAGPFTVFAPTNEAFEALPAGTVDTLLKPENKDQLTKVLTCHVVAADAMSAAIGKMITDDGGTHAVKTVGGCTLQAKMDGDKITLTDETGGVANVTIADVKQSNGVIHVIDKVLLPAG; encoded by the coding sequence ATGCGTAAGTTCACATCCACTATTCTTGCAGGCGCGGTTGCACTCAGTGTCTTCGGCGGAATTGCCTACGCCCAGGACAACCCGATGGTCGGTGGCGCGGAAATGTTCGCTGACAAGAACATCGTCGAGAACGCAGCGAACTCGGCAGACCACACGACGCTCGTTGCCGCCGTGCAGGCCGCTGGCCTCGCGGAAACGCTCTCCGGCGCAGGCCCCTTCACCGTCTTCGCTCCGACCAACGAAGCGTTTGAAGCTCTTCCGGCCGGCACCGTCGACACGTTGCTGAAGCCTGAAAACAAGGATCAGCTCACCAAGGTCCTGACCTGTCACGTCGTTGCCGCGGACGCGATGTCCGCCGCGATCGGCAAGATGATCACCGACGATGGCGGCACGCATGCCGTCAAGACCGTCGGCGGCTGCACGTTGCAGGCAAAGATGGACGGCGACAAGATCACCCTGACCGATGAGACCGGCGGCGTCGCGAATGTGACCATCGCGGACGTGAAGCAGTCGAACGGCGTCATCCACGTCATCGACAAGGTTCTTCTGCCTGCCGGCTGA
- a CDS encoding sigma-70 family RNA polymerase sigma factor has product MTTIQTTPHDITKLIVRVSLRDRAAFDKLYRNTSGKLFGVCLRVLSDRAEAEEALQEVYVKIWTKADRFAVSDLSPISWLVAIARNHCIDRLRTRRQKTTDIAAAIDVADPNPGPEALAVAGGERERIHSCLEELDDDRAAAVRGAYLSGDSYVDLAERFSVPLNTMRTWLRRSLMKLRECLER; this is encoded by the coding sequence ATGACCACGATACAGACAACACCGCACGATATCACGAAGCTGATCGTCCGCGTATCGCTGCGCGACCGCGCCGCATTCGACAAACTGTATCGCAACACCAGCGGGAAACTTTTCGGCGTTTGCCTCCGTGTCTTGAGCGACAGGGCCGAGGCCGAAGAGGCATTGCAAGAGGTTTACGTGAAGATCTGGACCAAGGCGGACCGTTTCGCCGTGTCGGATCTCAGCCCGATATCGTGGCTGGTGGCGATTGCCAGAAACCATTGTATCGACCGATTGCGGACGCGCCGCCAGAAGACCACGGACATCGCCGCCGCCATCGATGTGGCGGATCCGAATCCGGGACCGGAAGCGCTCGCCGTCGCGGGCGGAGAACGAGAGCGGATTCATTCGTGCCTCGAAGAACTGGACGATGATCGTGCGGCGGCGGTGCGTGGCGCCTATCTGTCGGGTGACAGCTATGTCGATCTGGCCGAGCGCTTCTCGGTCCCGCTCAATACGATGAGAACCTGGCTGCGCCGCAGCCTGATGAAACTGAGGGAATGTCTCGAGCGATGA
- the msrB gene encoding peptide-methionine (R)-S-oxide reductase MsrB encodes MRRRDLLLSGVGLVAVMTGGASLWLMRTGGPAIAAADGNFEVTRTEAEWRAVLDDAQYRVLREEGTEPAFTSALNDEKRAGMFHCAGCDLAAYSSEKKYDSGTGWPSFWDSEADAIGTKQDNTLFMTRTECHCRRCGGHFGHIFNDGPQPTGLRHCLNGLALTFKPAAV; translated from the coding sequence ATGAGACGTCGTGACCTGCTGCTAAGCGGCGTAGGCCTCGTTGCCGTGATGACGGGCGGAGCATCGCTCTGGCTGATGCGCACCGGCGGACCCGCGATCGCGGCTGCCGACGGCAATTTCGAAGTGACCAGGACCGAGGCGGAGTGGCGCGCCGTTCTGGATGACGCGCAGTACAGGGTGCTGCGCGAGGAGGGAACCGAACCTGCCTTCACAAGCGCGCTCAACGACGAGAAGCGTGCGGGCATGTTCCACTGCGCCGGCTGCGACTTAGCTGCATACTCGTCCGAAAAGAAATACGATTCCGGCACCGGCTGGCCGAGTTTCTGGGATTCGGAAGCGGATGCGATCGGGACCAAGCAAGACAACACGCTGTTCATGACCCGCACCGAATGCCACTGCCGTCGCTGCGGCGGACATTTCGGCCACATCTTCAACGACGGTCCGCAGCCCACCGGCCTGCGCCATTGCCTGAACGGCTTGGCATTGACCTTCAAGCCTGCTGCTGTCTGA